The proteins below come from a single Mycolicibacterium sp. TY81 genomic window:
- a CDS encoding NAD(P)/FAD-dependent oxidoreductase produces the protein MSIPVPNPEYYDVVIIGGGISGIGAAAYLTKEFPAKKIALLEGRAAIGGTWDLFRYPGIRSDSDLHTFAYEFKSWRDEKAIADAPLILDYLKETVEEYGLDKIIRYRHHVVAAAWSSDDAEWVLTVEVTDATGAVHNEVIKAGWVYAGTGYYRYDEGYTPEFEGRDDFEGDIIHPQFWPEDYDHSGKKVVVIGSGATAITLIPSLLKGEGAADHATMLQRTPTYIMSLPRVDTLSLKLTRLLGERRGYLATRWKNVLLDWVVVELMTTFPKTARRVIRHLNKKQLPAGFDVDRHFNPPYDPWDQRLCLAPDGDFFASIRDGSASVVTDRIRRFTKTGIELESGEHLPADLIVTATGLNLRLFGGIDLTVDGRPVELSDAVVYRGALLSGIPNWMMAIGYTKSSWTLKISLLGKSLIELLRYMDTHGYDTVAPYAAEGVGTRSILDLDAGYMQRAKRALPRQGDGMPWQMRNVFLEDRKMYRGSIIDDNLRFNSRLERELAVGGTQNEDRRAEINRAASGRVAS, from the coding sequence ATGAGCATCCCAGTACCCAACCCGGAGTACTACGACGTCGTCATCATCGGCGGCGGCATCTCGGGAATCGGCGCGGCGGCGTATCTAACCAAAGAGTTCCCGGCGAAGAAGATCGCACTGCTCGAGGGGCGCGCCGCCATCGGCGGGACGTGGGATCTGTTCCGGTACCCCGGCATTCGGTCCGACTCGGACCTGCACACCTTCGCATACGAGTTCAAGAGCTGGCGCGATGAGAAGGCGATCGCGGACGCACCGCTGATCCTGGACTACCTCAAGGAGACCGTCGAGGAGTACGGCCTCGACAAGATCATCAGGTACCGCCACCACGTCGTGGCCGCCGCATGGTCGAGCGACGACGCGGAATGGGTCCTGACTGTCGAGGTGACCGATGCCACCGGTGCGGTGCACAACGAGGTGATCAAGGCGGGGTGGGTCTACGCCGGCACGGGCTACTACCGGTACGACGAGGGGTACACCCCGGAGTTCGAGGGTCGCGACGACTTCGAGGGCGACATCATCCACCCACAGTTCTGGCCCGAGGACTACGACCACTCCGGCAAGAAGGTCGTCGTAATCGGCAGCGGCGCAACCGCAATCACGCTCATCCCGTCGCTCCTCAAGGGCGAGGGCGCTGCCGACCACGCCACCATGCTGCAGCGCACGCCGACGTACATCATGTCGCTGCCACGAGTCGACACGCTGAGCCTCAAGCTCACCCGGCTCCTCGGCGAGCGGCGCGGCTACCTCGCGACCCGATGGAAGAACGTGTTGCTCGACTGGGTGGTCGTCGAACTGATGACCACGTTCCCGAAGACCGCACGGCGCGTCATCCGCCACCTGAACAAGAAGCAACTGCCGGCGGGATTCGACGTGGACCGGCACTTCAACCCGCCGTATGACCCGTGGGACCAGCGCCTGTGCCTCGCGCCCGACGGCGACTTCTTCGCCTCGATCCGCGACGGCAGCGCGTCGGTGGTGACCGACCGGATCCGCCGCTTCACCAAGACCGGCATCGAACTCGAGTCCGGTGAGCACCTGCCGGCCGACCTCATCGTCACGGCGACCGGGCTGAACCTGCGGCTGTTCGGCGGCATCGACCTGACCGTCGACGGCCGACCGGTCGAGCTTTCCGACGCGGTGGTGTACCGCGGTGCCCTGCTGTCCGGTATCCCGAACTGGATGATGGCGATCGGCTACACCAAATCGTCCTGGACACTGAAGATTTCGCTGCTCGGCAAGAGCCTCATCGAGCTGCTCCGGTACATGGACACCCATGGGTACGACACCGTCGCGCCGTATGCGGCAGAGGGCGTCGGCACGCGGTCGATCCTCGACTTGGACGCCGGGTACATGCAACGCGCCAAGCGTGCGCTACCGCGCCAGGGCGACGGAATGCCCTGGCAGATGCGGAACGTGTTCCTGGAAGACCGGAAGATGTACCGGGGATCGATCATCGACGACAATCTGCGCTTCAACTCGCGGCTGGAACGTGAACTCGCCGTCGGCGGCACGCAAAACGAGGATCGCCGGGCCGAGATCAACCGGGCAGCGTCCGGACGAGTCGCGTCATGA
- a CDS encoding alpha/beta hydrolase has translation MTATLAGPTTPDRRLTAAELMQRSLFTALGRAPQAVLRRLVPPTVNADGDVMAPEIALLMRFAAEEPDFSDGTVAEARAIMANDCRVFADKSENVTVDVDPDIVLPSGIRASLYRPKVRSNGLVLFLHGGGFVLGSRQDYDSPARLIAAGAGVNVLSVEYRLAPEAPFPAAVDDAWDAWHFAVARCTDWGIDPARIVLLGDSAGANLCAVLSNKLQGDALLPRMQVLMYPVVDAVGSYRSRAEFADNPALTAKQIAWLSELYVPDADDGSDPRVSPILAEDLSGVPPTLVTVAGFDTLRDEGIAYAQRLKDFGVPTRLLRESGLVHGYISMTQISPAARDAVSRVAAAIRHALR, from the coding sequence ATGACGGCGACCCTTGCCGGACCCACGACGCCGGACCGCCGACTGACCGCGGCCGAGCTGATGCAGCGGAGCCTGTTCACGGCTCTGGGCCGGGCTCCGCAGGCCGTCCTCCGCCGGCTCGTCCCGCCGACCGTCAACGCCGACGGCGACGTGATGGCGCCGGAGATCGCACTGCTGATGCGCTTCGCCGCCGAGGAGCCTGATTTCAGTGACGGCACCGTGGCCGAGGCGCGCGCCATCATGGCGAACGACTGCCGGGTCTTCGCGGACAAATCCGAGAACGTGACGGTGGACGTGGACCCCGATATCGTTCTCCCCAGCGGTATTCGGGCCAGCCTGTATCGCCCGAAGGTGCGCTCCAACGGGCTCGTGCTGTTCCTGCACGGCGGCGGTTTCGTCCTCGGCAGTCGCCAGGATTACGACTCCCCCGCCCGCCTCATCGCGGCCGGCGCCGGCGTCAATGTCCTGTCGGTCGAGTATCGGCTCGCTCCGGAGGCGCCGTTTCCGGCGGCTGTCGACGATGCCTGGGACGCATGGCATTTCGCCGTCGCCCGCTGCACCGACTGGGGCATCGATCCGGCGCGGATCGTCCTGCTTGGTGACAGCGCCGGCGCGAATCTCTGTGCGGTGCTGTCGAACAAACTCCAGGGCGACGCATTGCTGCCCCGGATGCAAGTGCTGATGTATCCGGTCGTCGATGCCGTGGGCAGCTACCGTTCGCGTGCGGAGTTCGCCGACAACCCCGCGCTGACCGCCAAGCAGATCGCGTGGCTGTCCGAGCTGTACGTCCCCGATGCCGATGACGGCTCCGACCCACGGGTCTCACCGATTCTGGCGGAGGACCTCTCCGGGGTGCCGCCGACGCTCGTCACCGTCGCCGGTTTCGACACCTTGCGGGACGAGGGCATCGCATACGCCCAGCGGCTCAAGGACTTCGGCGTCCCGACCCGCCTGCTACGAGAAAGCGGCCTGGTGCACGGGTACATCTCCATGACCCAGATCAGCCCAGCAGCCCGCGATGCGGTGAGCCGCGTCGCCGCCGCGATCCGACACGCCCTGCGCTAG